A genomic segment from Chitinophagales bacterium encodes:
- a CDS encoding TonB-dependent receptor, producing the protein MPHSKKIFLLFILSIAFNTLRAQETGRVSGIVKDESGFAVPGVSVYPIELKGSGVSTDERGSYSLPINAGELTEIVYSSLGYESDTFSVYVAPEQDYQLNVELKSSTYELDLIEIEDKQKRETASVVKLNVEDVENIPTPMGGIEGAIVTQGLGVSSTSELSSNYSVRGGNYDENLVYVNDFEVYRPFLIRSGQQEGLSFINPELVSSVEFSSGGFQPRYGDKMASVLDVTYKKPKKFGGSASGSFLGGTLHLEAADKNQRFTFLGGIRYKSNQYLLNSLETTGDYSPTFLDIQSFMTYKINDKLELEWINNYARNRFEFVPNDRESTFGVVNQVLRLTMYFEGQENDQYDSYMSGLALVQKIKPNFQLKWMASYYRTREQEAFDILGEYFIGEVETDFSDDDFGQVRYSLGAGALHHYARNDLTANIYNGGFKGNWQKGKHYIQFGARYQREMIQDRVNEWEKTDSAGFTIPYYEDRIELSRVLKSEVDLNSHRINGYFQDSWNVNESKRMTFTYGARFTYWDVNHEFVVSPRAQFSYKPGTRRDVVFKFASGLYAQPPFYRELRNLDAVVNKNVKSQKSVHVVAGTDLNFTVWDRPFTFVTEVYYKYLYDLVPYEFDNVLIRYFGENKATGYVAGVDFRLNGQFVKGEESYISMSIMQAQENIEDETYIDSEGNEVDPGFIPRPTDQRFRFSMFFQDYFPKSNTFKVHLNFIYATGLPFGPPDNVRYNDDLRIPAYRRVDIGFSAGIYDRSKGNKLSKTKLFGKLKSIWATLEVYNLFGVENTISYLWIKDITNRVYAVPNTLTARRINLRLIVKF; encoded by the coding sequence ATGCCGCATTCAAAAAAAATTTTTCTCTTATTTATTCTAAGCATTGCCTTTAATACTTTGAGGGCACAGGAAACCGGCAGGGTCAGTGGTATTGTAAAAGATGAATCCGGGTTTGCTGTACCGGGAGTGAGTGTATATCCTATTGAGCTAAAAGGCAGTGGGGTAAGTACTGATGAAAGAGGAAGCTACAGCCTGCCAATCAATGCAGGTGAATTGACGGAAATTGTGTATTCCTCGCTTGGTTATGAAAGCGATACCTTCTCGGTATATGTGGCACCCGAACAAGATTATCAGCTCAATGTAGAATTGAAATCCTCCACTTATGAATTGGATCTGATAGAAATTGAAGACAAACAAAAGCGTGAAACTGCAAGTGTTGTAAAGCTCAATGTGGAAGATGTGGAGAATATCCCCACGCCAATGGGCGGTATTGAAGGGGCTATAGTTACACAGGGATTGGGAGTGAGCAGTACAAGTGAGCTGAGCTCCAATTATTCGGTGCGGGGCGGAAATTACGATGAGAACCTGGTTTATGTCAATGATTTTGAGGTTTATCGTCCCTTTTTGATCCGTTCCGGTCAGCAGGAAGGATTGAGCTTTATTAATCCTGAACTGGTGAGTTCGGTGGAATTTTCCTCTGGAGGCTTTCAGCCGCGCTATGGTGATAAAATGGCTTCGGTGCTGGATGTGACTTATAAAAAGCCCAAAAAATTTGGAGGCTCTGCTTCTGGCAGTTTTCTTGGGGGCACTTTACATCTGGAGGCGGCCGATAAAAACCAACGCTTTACTTTCCTGGGCGGCATTCGCTACAAATCCAATCAGTATTTGCTCAATAGTCTTGAAACCACAGGTGATTACAGCCCTACATTTCTGGATATCCAGTCTTTTATGACCTATAAGATTAATGATAAGTTGGAGCTTGAGTGGATCAACAACTATGCCCGCAATCGCTTTGAGTTTGTGCCCAATGACCGAGAAAGCACTTTTGGTGTGGTCAACCAGGTCTTGCGCCTCACCATGTATTTTGAAGGGCAGGAAAACGACCAGTATGACAGCTACATGAGTGGATTGGCTTTGGTACAAAAGATCAAGCCCAATTTTCAACTGAAATGGATGGCCTCTTATTACCGCACCCGAGAGCAGGAGGCCTTTGATATACTTGGGGAATATTTTATTGGAGAGGTAGAAACTGATTTCTCTGATGATGATTTTGGGCAGGTGCGTTATTCGCTGGGTGCCGGTGCATTGCATCACTATGCCCGAAATGATCTGACGGCAAATATTTACAATGGTGGTTTTAAAGGCAATTGGCAAAAAGGTAAACACTATATACAGTTTGGTGCCCGCTACCAGCGGGAGATGATTCAGGATCGCGTGAATGAATGGGAAAAAACAGACTCTGCTGGTTTTACCATACCTTATTATGAGGATCGGATAGAATTGTCCAGGGTTTTAAAATCCGAGGTAGATTTGAACTCACACCGCATAAACGGCTATTTCCAGGACTCTTGGAATGTAAACGAAAGCAAGCGAATGACTTTTACCTATGGGGCGCGATTCACCTACTGGGATGTGAACCATGAATTTGTGGTGAGTCCCAGGGCGCAGTTTTCCTATAAGCCCGGAACCCGTAGGGATGTGGTTTTCAAATTTGCATCAGGACTCTATGCTCAGCCACCTTTTTACCGCGAATTGAGAAATCTGGATGCAGTGGTTAATAAAAATGTAAAATCGCAGAAATCGGTGCATGTGGTGGCCGGAACCGATTTGAATTTTACCGTTTGGGATCGTCCATTTACTTTTGTTACCGAGGTTTATTACAAATACCTCTACGACCTGGTGCCTTATGAATTTGACAATGTTTTGATCCGTTATTTTGGGGAAAACAAAGCCACCGGGTATGTGGCAGGAGTGGATTTCCGGCTCAATGGCCAGTTTGTAAAAGGGGAGGAGTCCTACATCAGTATGTCGATAATGCAGGCGCAGGAAAACATCGAGGATGAAACCTATATTGATTCAGAGGGCAACGAAGTGGATCCCGGATTTATCCCGCGTCCTACTGATCAGCGTTTTCGATTTAGCATGTTTTTCCAGGATTATTTTCCAAAGAGCAATACCTTTAAAGTACACCTGAATTTTATCTATGCAACAGGACTGCCTTTTGGCCCGCCCGATAATGTGCGCTACAATGATGACCTCCGAATTCCGGCATATCGTAGAGTAGATATTGGCTTTTCAGCAGGAATATACGATAGGAGTAAAGGCAATAAATTGTCTAAAACTAAGCTTTTTGGCAAATTGAAATCCATTTGGGCCACGCTTGAAGTTTACAACTTATTTGGAGTGGAAAACACCATTTCCTACCTCTGGATAAAAGACATTACCAACAGGGTGTATGCCGTGCCCAATACGCTTACCGCCCGCAGGATCAATTTGAGGTTGATTGTGAAGTTTTAG
- a CDS encoding T9SS type A sorting domain-containing protein, which produces MKLLKIILSLQILLLISFNAAGQGWHVVDTSTSPATDVITTVDGGEAIITGSKIIKYDDRGNKQWEYIFPELLLFTKLLQTKDNEYLGIGFYVQSLSQRHLTIFKLDALGNLSWSKNHFFDNASPNDIIELPGNRFSTVGNFTQGSSRFNNIIIDSVGNLLSSINYLNTSGWLYEIIESDSSNFFTNGLYIPSGSNTQRGVLLKLDQNMDTIWTKTFSRQYSNSMTHTDSFYVLSSNNFITLLDKTGDSLSSISLPGRNIDLVTGTENNNILICENIPVRLTKINQQGNILWEKDYSYFTPDTSINLYAYDILTRNNLIYWCGYLNNSSQNPALFAADSNGNVYHNQINATVFLDLNNNCVKDSNDVLLPNIHATFTDSLNSRNLSSNSDGFYSIPVNEGYSQLNIELDSSDNYYINCLSNPIDFLLGTDTTVNIDIPLTPKDICAGPSVFINSNSLLRSCVSSTYHIYYCNNGTAPLDSAYIELSLSPAQNFLNSSIPWQQSPQDTNLYRFDIGNLNIAECGSFSVDVFNKCGLPIGTALCATAEIYPDTFCVDSTTLWDMSNIEIEADCQSPDSVQFRIINDGSGNMNNQRGIIIVEDNVMYQNFNYQLGSGAQLTKNVPANGATWRLEAEQDTFHPFMQKVAKVVEGCGNGNTSTGFVNIMPLNYRNPFVNTYCDEIIGAYDPNDKKGFPYGVGNQNYISNSDPLNYKIRFQNTGNDTAFYVSIRDTLSEHLKVSSVVSGASSHDYEFEVFGQGVLEWRFKNILLPDSNVNEPKSHGFVEFRVDLKPNLPNGTIIENNAAIYFDFNAPIITNTTFHTVGELGKDYLVWLSAEEEIYESLQINVYPNPTNNQVFIDLKGATNGEEFQIEIFDLSGKQVLNRNYTGDVISVPAHSLDKGMYLIRVSNSEKVIANGKLIKL; this is translated from the coding sequence ATGAAACTTTTAAAAATTATTCTAAGCCTACAAATCTTATTATTAATCTCCTTTAATGCTGCCGGACAGGGGTGGCATGTTGTTGACACTAGCACATCACCTGCGACAGATGTAATTACAACAGTTGATGGAGGGGAGGCGATTATAACTGGTTCAAAAATCATTAAATATGACGATAGAGGTAATAAACAGTGGGAATATATTTTTCCTGAATTGTTATTATTTACCAAATTATTACAGACTAAAGATAATGAATATTTAGGAATTGGGTTTTATGTCCAGTCTTTATCTCAAAGGCATTTAACAATCTTCAAGCTTGATGCTTTAGGAAATCTATCATGGTCAAAAAACCATTTTTTTGATAATGCTAGCCCAAATGATATAATAGAATTACCTGGAAATAGATTTTCTACTGTTGGAAATTTTACTCAAGGCTCTTCACGTTTTAACAATATAATTATTGATTCTGTTGGAAACCTACTTTCTTCTATAAATTATTTAAATACGAGCGGCTGGCTTTATGAGATAATTGAATCCGACTCATCTAATTTTTTCACAAATGGACTATACATCCCTAGTGGCTCCAATACCCAAAGGGGTGTATTGTTAAAGTTAGATCAAAATATGGATACAATCTGGACGAAAACATTTTCCAGACAATATAGTAATTCAATGACCCATACTGATTCTTTTTATGTTTTAAGTTCAAATAACTTTATTACTCTATTGGATAAAACAGGTGACTCACTATCAAGTATTAGTTTACCAGGCAGGAATATTGATTTAGTGACAGGCACTGAGAATAACAATATCCTTATTTGTGAAAACATCCCAGTACGTTTGACAAAAATTAATCAGCAGGGGAATATCTTATGGGAAAAGGATTATTCATATTTTACGCCCGATACTTCTATTAATTTGTATGCTTATGACATATTAACCAGAAACAACTTGATTTATTGGTGTGGGTATTTAAATAATTCCTCTCAAAACCCAGCACTTTTTGCTGCTGACTCAAACGGAAATGTCTATCACAACCAAATCAATGCCACAGTATTCTTAGACCTTAACAACAACTGCGTAAAAGATTCAAATGATGTTTTGCTGCCTAATATCCATGCTACTTTCACAGATAGTCTAAATTCAAGAAACCTAAGCAGCAATTCCGATGGATTTTATTCTATTCCTGTGAACGAAGGTTATAGTCAATTGAATATTGAATTGGACAGTTCAGACAATTACTATATAAACTGTCTTTCCAATCCCATTGATTTTTTACTGGGTACTGACACTACTGTAAATATTGATATCCCGCTTACCCCAAAGGACATCTGTGCCGGGCCTAGTGTGTTTATCAATAGCAATAGTCTGCTTAGATCTTGCGTAAGCTCCACTTATCACATTTATTATTGCAACAATGGCACCGCTCCACTTGACAGTGCCTATATTGAGCTAAGCTTAAGTCCGGCACAAAACTTCTTAAACTCCTCCATTCCCTGGCAACAAAGCCCACAGGATACCAATCTTTACCGCTTCGATATTGGAAATCTCAACATTGCTGAATGTGGCAGCTTTAGTGTGGATGTATTCAATAAATGTGGACTTCCCATAGGAACAGCACTATGCGCTACAGCAGAAATCTACCCCGATACTTTTTGTGTTGACAGCACTACACTTTGGGACATGAGCAATATTGAGATAGAAGCCGATTGCCAGTCTCCTGATTCTGTTCAGTTTCGCATTATCAATGATGGTTCAGGGAACATGAACAATCAAAGAGGGATAATCATAGTGGAGGACAATGTGATGTATCAAAACTTCAATTATCAATTGGGTAGTGGTGCTCAACTGACTAAAAATGTGCCGGCCAATGGTGCTACTTGGCGCCTGGAAGCCGAGCAGGACACTTTCCATCCCTTTATGCAAAAAGTAGCCAAAGTGGTGGAGGGCTGTGGCAATGGAAATACCTCTACAGGTTTTGTCAATATTATGCCACTGAACTACCGAAACCCGTTTGTTAATACTTATTGTGATGAGATCATTGGTGCCTATGACCCCAATGACAAAAAGGGTTTTCCTTATGGCGTAGGAAATCAAAACTACATCAGCAACAGCGATCCATTGAACTACAAAATCCGCTTTCAGAATACAGGCAACGATACGGCCTTTTATGTATCAATCCGTGATACACTTTCAGAACATTTGAAAGTGAGCTCGGTGGTTTCCGGTGCCTCCAGTCACGATTATGAGTTTGAGGTGTTTGGACAAGGCGTATTGGAATGGAGATTTAAAAATATTCTTTTACCAGACAGTAATGTCAACGAACCTAAGAGTCATGGTTTTGTGGAGTTCAGAGTAGATTTAAAACCCAATCTGCCCAATGGAACAATCATTGAGAACAATGCTGCCATTTACTTTGATTTCAATGCGCCAATAATTACCAATACCACTTTTCATACAGTTGGAGAGCTGGGTAAAGATTATTTGGTTTGGTTGAGTGCAGAAGAAGAAATCTATGAATCGCTGCAAATAAATGTTTATCCCAACCCCACAAATAACCAGGTTTTTATCGACCTGAAAGGAGCAACAAACGGTGAGGAATTTCAAATTGAAATTTTTGACCTTTCAGGCAAACAGGTATTGAACAGGAATTATACAGGAGATGTAATCAGTGTTCCGGCTCATTCACTGGACAAGGGCATGTACCTGATTCGTGTGAGTAACAGCGAGAAAGTGATTGCCAATGGGAAGTTGATCAAATTGTAA
- a CDS encoding DUF1801 domain-containing protein yields the protein MSELKTKVNDADVSAFIDKVADEQKRKDSYQLIELMSKVSGAPPKMWGESIVGFGSYHYKYKSGREGDWMLCGFSPRKANISVYTMCDIEKNKDLLSKLGKYKSGKSCLYIKRLSDIDEKVLEQLVRDSIEQTKEMYS from the coding sequence ATGAGCGAGCTAAAAACCAAAGTCAATGATGCGGATGTCTCTGCTTTTATAGATAAAGTGGCTGATGAGCAAAAGCGAAAGGACAGCTACCAATTAATTGAATTGATGAGTAAGGTCAGCGGGGCTCCGCCAAAAATGTGGGGAGAGAGTATTGTGGGTTTTGGTTCCTATCACTACAAATACAAAAGTGGGAGAGAGGGCGACTGGATGCTCTGTGGTTTTTCGCCCCGAAAAGCCAATATCAGTGTCTATACCATGTGCGATATCGAAAAGAACAAGGACTTGCTCTCGAAACTCGGCAAATACAAAAGCGGAAAATCCTGTCTTTACATCAAGCGACTTTCAGATATTGACGAAAAAGTACTGGAACAATTGGTGAGGGATTCCATTGAGCAGACGAAGGAAATGTATTCCTAA
- the yidD gene encoding membrane protein insertion efficiency factor YidD encodes MISKLFIFVIRLYQLIISPIFPASCRYTPTCSQYAVEAIGEWGSIKGSYLAVKRILSCHPWGGHGHDPVPKKTKQNDHSN; translated from the coding sequence TTGATTTCCAAGCTTTTTATCTTTGTCATTCGTTTGTATCAGTTGATAATCTCCCCCATATTTCCAGCTAGTTGCAGATATACGCCCACTTGTTCGCAATATGCCGTAGAGGCCATTGGCGAATGGGGCAGCATTAAGGGGAGTTATTTGGCTGTAAAACGAATTTTGTCCTGTCACCCATGGGGCGGACACGGACATGATCCTGTACCTAAAAAAACAAAACAAAATGACCATAGCAATTGA
- a CDS encoding amidohydrolase family protein has protein sequence MLRIDMHTHIMPREMPPFAKEFGYEGFIHLEHHRKGFARMMQGETFFREIAENCWDPAVRIKDYETHNTQVQVVCTIPVLFAYFAKPEHGAKVARFLNNDLAKRLADFPKNYVALGSLPMQDSDLAIKELEYLKSIGFPGVQIGSNINDKNLDDPGLFPIFEACEALDMAVFVHPWNMMGKAKMEKYWLPWLVGMPAETARAICSMIFGGVFERLPDLRVNFAHAGGSFIPTIGRIEHGYNCRPDLVAINNNVTPREYLGKFWVDCITHDPALLKYIIEHVGIDKVTLGSDYPFPLGDLEIGAFIEKMDLSSSTQEKIFCQNTMDWLKLDRNQFI, from the coding sequence ATGTTGAGAATTGATATGCACACGCATATTATGCCCCGGGAAATGCCGCCATTTGCCAAAGAGTTTGGTTACGAGGGTTTTATCCACTTAGAGCACCATCGTAAAGGTTTTGCCAGAATGATGCAGGGCGAGACTTTTTTCCGAGAAATTGCCGAAAACTGCTGGGATCCGGCTGTTCGGATTAAAGATTACGAAACACATAATACGCAGGTTCAAGTAGTTTGTACCATTCCCGTGCTTTTCGCCTATTTTGCAAAACCAGAGCACGGGGCAAAAGTAGCCCGCTTTTTAAATAATGATTTGGCGAAAAGACTGGCAGATTTCCCCAAAAACTATGTTGCATTGGGCTCACTTCCCATGCAAGATTCCGATTTGGCTATTAAAGAATTGGAATATTTGAAAAGCATTGGTTTTCCAGGAGTACAAATTGGCTCAAACATAAATGATAAAAACCTGGACGACCCTGGGTTGTTTCCCATTTTTGAAGCCTGTGAAGCTTTGGACATGGCCGTATTCGTCCATCCCTGGAATATGATGGGCAAAGCAAAAATGGAAAAATACTGGCTACCTTGGTTGGTTGGAATGCCTGCTGAAACGGCACGTGCCATTTGTTCCATGATTTTCGGTGGCGTGTTTGAACGCTTACCTGACTTACGAGTAAATTTCGCCCATGCAGGAGGAAGTTTTATTCCCACCATTGGCAGGATAGAACACGGTTACAATTGTCGTCCTGATTTGGTAGCCATCAACAATAATGTGACCCCCAGGGAATATCTCGGGAAATTTTGGGTGGATTGCATTACGCACGATCCCGCACTTTTGAAATATATTATTGAGCATGTGGGTATTGATAAAGTTACCTTGGGCTCTGATTATCCTTTTCCACTGGGCGATTTGGAAATTGGTGCTTTTATAGAAAAAATGGATTTGAGCAGCAGTACTCAAGAAAAAATATTTTGCCAAAATACAATGGATTGGCTCAAATTAGACCGCAATCAATTCATATAA
- a CDS encoding DUF2341 domain-containing protein translates to MNNTGKNPLHNSGYRPNNRVSIAATVLFFAVVSFFFFNFGPRSGDHPSGYTYYRGITIDHTKVSGSTDLEGFPVLISIQDNDYSSISNGGNVESENGYDIIFTDDGGNQLAHQIERYDASSGEILAWVRVTNLSASENTILRIYYGNKNINSEQSTSITWKSDYKTAFHFENNPLISAPQLTDGTSNAVSATKFGTTDSLNFVDGIVGNAWYFDGNDDYLNCSQDLGIWLGKTATFSAWIKTNNQPEQSNYKSMPGITGVSALLLSTNEIFYGIIDDNGKIGGQAGNTSGAFSSQSVVDDNWHHVVITRESADGKIRVYIDGSLSDSASSSSGSISNAFYDIGRVIGNLSSSNYFKGTIDELRIYDGILNEHWIATEYNNIQNPFAFYEVSQRYSVIDTTIEESVDNSNIEFLPNYCKRIHIRIKGSEVCGSADFVSFPLFVNVEREALKSISNGGSVADSNGYDIVFTSKDGKTLLSFQTEDYDPLLGKFSAWVMLPELSATENTDIFMYYGNSDANTNLSSNIWDSDYKAVWHMSSNPASSDLLDNGYYSHNGTFEGGMSSSNLVDGILGKAIQFDGIDDYVNIGMPAQLKFVGNKRLTISGWAKIDNSINVGDASADIALLAKSKDVNEEKYLLGLDKGEKLKVGIGTNRVSHTTVNQGNVALDEWQYLAMTFNNAKLRGFVNGVEVFSEDVEGNMINHGQDIFFIAKRHDNRYFKGLIDELRVLQAVRSEEWICTEYKNQSAPLEFYTLGDEENCNSWADNKHISPNRWKGTESIDWFDTLNWTMHYVPTENDSAVIPGNTPFDPLVESGKTAKAKTLILHDENTLTIENNALFRLYGDAHIMGDIVNTAGKFVFSGSSTQNLYGPHDVEVYNAAMENSSGLQLHTNFGIANNLNFQSGMIFTNSDTVKILSDSEEAISGYNKNNYVAGYLNRKINDGYTDYMFPVGKGNENNYHWVLIEAKKLKGTSNITIHLTDIFNHDDSDVFILDLGMSIRSLNKACIWVIEPDVQPTSGSYNIRLCTENMSGLEDNSFSVVKRPHGSDATNWSTGGGTLNLLLSLGRKVSDGFSLLNNLTSFSDFGVGQEGEGDALPIKLSYFRAELWDDKSVMLTWETYTEINNDYFTIEHSTDGSAFAPIGKVQGAGNSTDILSYEFLHENAEQGENYYRLKQTDYDGQFEYFDIKSVYLEAGGGIDDIYVDRVGPNPFNSELALRYFSSGVRIMSVKMYNLSGAIVLAEEHSAHVGSNKIQLSGLSSLSQGTYLLEITDNNTYSETVKVIKSY, encoded by the coding sequence ATGAATAATACTGGTAAAAATCCATTACACAATAGTGGCTATCGTCCAAACAATAGGGTTTCCATTGCAGCTACAGTACTCTTTTTTGCAGTGGTTTCATTTTTCTTTTTCAATTTTGGCCCGCGATCGGGAGATCACCCTTCAGGTTATACTTATTACAGGGGGATTACCATTGATCATACCAAAGTTTCGGGCAGTACTGATTTAGAGGGATTTCCTGTTTTAATCAGTATCCAGGACAATGATTACAGCTCGATTTCCAATGGTGGTAATGTTGAAAGTGAGAACGGCTACGATATCATTTTCACGGATGATGGGGGCAATCAGCTTGCACATCAGATAGAGCGTTATGATGCCTCGTCTGGAGAAATTTTGGCCTGGGTAAGAGTAACAAATTTAAGTGCTTCGGAAAACACTATTCTCAGGATTTATTATGGCAATAAAAATATAAATTCAGAGCAATCCACTTCAATCACCTGGAAATCTGATTATAAAACAGCTTTTCATTTTGAAAACAACCCTCTTATATCTGCTCCGCAATTGACAGATGGCACATCAAATGCTGTTAGTGCCACTAAATTCGGAACTACTGACAGTTTAAACTTTGTGGATGGTATAGTAGGAAATGCCTGGTATTTTGACGGCAACGATGATTATTTGAATTGTTCACAGGATTTGGGCATTTGGTTGGGAAAAACTGCTACTTTCTCAGCATGGATAAAAACAAATAACCAACCTGAACAAAGCAATTATAAGTCAATGCCGGGAATAACGGGAGTTTCAGCCTTACTGCTTAGTACTAATGAAATCTTTTATGGCATAATTGACGATAATGGAAAAATTGGAGGGCAAGCCGGCAATACTTCAGGTGCCTTCTCTTCACAATCGGTAGTGGACGACAACTGGCACCATGTTGTTATAACCCGTGAATCAGCAGATGGTAAAATTCGTGTGTATATAGATGGAAGTCTTTCTGATAGCGCATCATCATCAAGTGGAAGTATAAGTAATGCCTTTTATGACATAGGAAGGGTTATAGGCAACCTCAGTTCTTCAAATTATTTTAAAGGAACAATTGACGAGTTGAGAATTTATGATGGCATCCTGAACGAACACTGGATAGCAACAGAATACAACAATATCCAAAACCCCTTTGCCTTTTACGAAGTTTCTCAGCGCTACAGCGTGATTGATACTACAATAGAAGAATCAGTTGACAACAGCAATATTGAATTTCTTCCAAATTATTGCAAACGAATTCATATCAGAATTAAAGGCAGTGAAGTTTGTGGTTCAGCTGATTTTGTAAGCTTTCCATTGTTTGTAAATGTAGAAAGGGAAGCACTCAAATCAATTTCAAATGGAGGCAGTGTTGCCGATAGCAATGGGTATGACATTGTATTCACATCGAAAGATGGCAAAACTTTGCTTAGCTTTCAAACAGAAGATTACGATCCCCTTTTAGGAAAATTTTCAGCATGGGTGATGCTTCCTGAATTGTCGGCCACTGAGAATACAGATATTTTCATGTATTACGGCAACAGTGATGCAAATACGAACCTTTCTTCAAACATATGGGACTCTGATTATAAAGCAGTGTGGCATATGAGCAGTAATCCTGCTTCTTCAGATTTGCTTGATAACGGTTATTACAGCCATAATGGTACATTTGAGGGGGGGATGAGCAGCTCTAACCTGGTAGATGGAATCCTTGGAAAAGCAATTCAGTTTGATGGAATTGATGATTATGTAAACATAGGTATGCCGGCACAGTTGAAATTTGTGGGTAATAAAAGGCTTACAATTTCAGGTTGGGCAAAAATTGACAATTCTATAAATGTAGGGGATGCAAGTGCAGACATAGCCCTTTTGGCAAAATCAAAAGATGTAAATGAGGAAAAATACCTGCTGGGTTTGGATAAGGGAGAAAAACTCAAGGTGGGTATTGGTACAAATAGAGTAAGTCATACCACAGTCAATCAGGGAAATGTTGCACTTGATGAATGGCAATATCTGGCCATGACTTTTAATAATGCTAAATTAAGAGGATTTGTAAATGGGGTTGAAGTTTTCTCAGAGGATGTTGAGGGAAATATGATCAATCACGGACAGGATATTTTCTTTATCGCAAAGCGTCATGACAACAGGTACTTTAAAGGTTTGATAGATGAGTTGCGTGTATTACAAGCAGTTCGCTCTGAAGAATGGATATGTACCGAATATAAAAATCAATCTGCACCCCTCGAATTTTATACCTTGGGAGACGAGGAAAATTGCAACTCATGGGCGGACAATAAACATATATCCCCCAACAGGTGGAAAGGAACTGAAAGTATTGATTGGTTTGATACATTAAACTGGACCATGCACTATGTTCCCACAGAAAATGATTCTGCCGTAATTCCCGGCAATACGCCTTTTGACCCACTGGTGGAAAGTGGAAAAACAGCAAAAGCTAAAACCTTGATATTGCATGATGAAAACACATTGACCATAGAAAACAATGCATTGTTCAGATTGTATGGCGATGCGCATATTATGGGTGATATTGTGAATACTGCCGGTAAATTTGTTTTCAGTGGCAGTAGCACACAAAACCTTTATGGCCCGCATGATGTAGAGGTTTATAATGCTGCAATGGAAAATAGCAGCGGCTTGCAATTGCATACAAATTTTGGTATTGCAAACAACCTTAACTTCCAAAGTGGTATGATTTTTACCAATAGTGATACTGTAAAAATATTATCAGATTCGGAAGAAGCCATAAGCGGATACAATAAAAACAATTATGTAGCGGGGTACCTGAACCGAAAAATCAATGATGGTTATACAGATTATATGTTCCCGGTAGGAAAAGGGAATGAAAATAATTACCATTGGGTACTTATTGAAGCCAAAAAACTGAAAGGCACCTCCAATATTACCATTCATCTTACTGATATTTTTAATCATGATGATAGTGATGTATTTATACTTGATCTGGGCATGTCAATCAGAAGCCTGAATAAAGCCTGTATATGGGTGATTGAGCCTGATGTACAGCCAACAAGTGGCTCCTATAATATCAGGCTTTGCACTGAAAACATGAGTGGATTGGAAGACAATAGTTTTTCAGTGGTTAAAAGACCTCATGGCAGTGATGCAACTAATTGGAGTACGGGAGGCGGAACATTGAATTTGTTGCTTAGCCTCGGAAGGAAAGTGTCTGATGGATTTTCATTGCTGAACAACCTTACAAGCTTTTCAGATTTTGGAGTAGGACAGGAAGGAGAAGGCGATGCCTTGCCTATTAAACTGAGCTATTTCAGGGCAGAGCTCTGGGATGACAAAAGTGTAATGCTCACCTGGGAAACCTATACAGAAATCAACAATGATTATTTCACTATTGAGCACAGCACTGACGGATCAGCATTTGCTCCAATTGGAAAAGTACAGGGCGCAGGCAATAGCACCGATATTCTCAGCTATGAATTTTTACATGAAAATGCTGAGCAGGGAGAAAACTATTATCGCCTGAAACAAACTGATTATGACGGGCAATTTGAGTATTTTGATATCAAAAGCGTGTATTTAGAAGCAGGAGGCGGTATTGACGATATTTATGTAGATAGGGTAGGCCCCAATCCTTTTAATTCTGAATTGGCATTGCGCTATTTCAGCTCCGGAGTCAGAATAATGTCTGTTAAAATGTACAACCTGTCGGGAGCTATAGTGCTTGCTGAAGAACATTCTGCACATGTGGGCAGCAATAAAATTCAATTGAGTGGTCTTTCATCATTAAGCCAGGGGACTTATTTGCTTGAAATTACAGACAACAACACTTACAGTGAGACGGTTAAGGTGATCAAATCATATTGA